A genomic segment from Candidatus Latescibacter sp. encodes:
- a CDS encoding NHL repeat-containing protein codes for MKFFIIVFFSFAIISCAGKMGEKPQSPRALAPPPSVTGSVRLTFLGVFGTEKISPWGMSFGADGTLYVCDRDHAGVIRMDGEGKVISRFNGLESRVQRMFAPIDVCASGGIDIYVLDGANSRILRLDRDLRNAFVVYDGSAEEKNRFSTFNGMTYDRESGDLYITNGSDGSLIRMDMISKSVGAAGGFGSDKKSLLEPVGLDVDKDGALLVADRKYGAVAVMLHFGADIRYIGKNVLEAPVDAAVLPQNLLAVADRRGVVIVNRTGTAEALAGFGVDREMAPRSVAYREGKLYISDALSGSVLVYKLE; via the coding sequence ATGAAATTCTTTATTATCGTATTCTTTTCATTCGCCATTATTTCCTGCGCCGGGAAAATGGGGGAAAAACCCCAATCGCCCCGTGCACTCGCTCCGCCTCCTTCTGTTACCGGCTCAGTCCGTCTGACCTTTCTCGGTGTATTCGGAACGGAAAAAATATCGCCCTGGGGAATGTCTTTCGGCGCGGACGGCACTCTCTATGTCTGCGATCGTGATCACGCCGGCGTCATCCGCATGGACGGCGAGGGGAAAGTCATTTCACGGTTCAACGGCCTTGAATCACGGGTGCAGCGGATGTTCGCCCCGATTGATGTGTGCGCCTCCGGGGGGATCGACATCTATGTTCTGGACGGCGCCAATTCACGGATATTGCGGCTGGACCGCGACCTCCGGAACGCCTTTGTAGTATACGACGGCAGCGCTGAAGAAAAGAATCGTTTCAGCACATTCAACGGCATGACCTATGACCGTGAATCAGGCGACCTGTACATCACCAACGGGAGCGACGGCTCACTGATCCGGATGGATATGATCAGCAAATCAGTAGGCGCCGCCGGGGGGTTCGGCTCGGACAAGAAGAGCCTGCTGGAACCTGTAGGACTCGACGTGGACAAGGACGGCGCGCTCCTTGTTGCCGACCGCAAGTACGGAGCGGTGGCGGTCATGCTTCATTTCGGCGCAGATATCCGGTACATCGGAAAAAATGTCCTGGAAGCTCCTGTCGATGCGGCAGTTCTCCCGCAAAACCTGCTGGCGGTGGCGGATCGGCGGGGAGTAGTGATAGTGAACCGAACAGGAACGGCGGAAGCTCTGGCAGGCTTTGGCGTTGACCGTGAGATGGCTCCCCGCTCGGTCGCCTACCGTGAGGGAAAGCTCTATATCTCCGATGCCCTTTCCGGTTCGGTGCTGGTGTATAAACTGGAATGA
- a CDS encoding TatD family hydrolase gives MLADTHAHLDFEDFDSDRDQVIERAAEAGVSCIIDPGIDAASSKKAISLAEKYGIVYAAAGIHPNNVAGALPEDMEIIARLAKREKIVAIGETGLDFYRNRTPSDMQVQSFQKHLELAKEMNLPVIIHFRRVEREGIELAGIERFKGLRGVFHCFGGAVDFALELVDMGFCIGFDGPLTYPNSDRIEVAEAVPLERCLIETDSPFLAPQKYRGRRNEPSFAGEVAKKLAEIKNLGVEEVAAVTGRTAGALFGIGG, from the coding sequence GTGCTCGCCGATACGCACGCTCACCTCGATTTTGAGGACTTCGACAGCGACCGGGACCAGGTCATCGAAAGGGCGGCGGAAGCGGGCGTAAGCTGTATCATCGATCCGGGTATCGATGCGGCGTCATCCAAAAAAGCGATTTCCCTGGCGGAAAAGTATGGAATAGTGTATGCTGCGGCGGGCATCCACCCCAATAATGTCGCTGGGGCTTTGCCGGAGGATATGGAGATTATCGCCCGTCTTGCGAAGCGGGAGAAGATTGTCGCCATCGGTGAAACCGGACTTGATTTTTACCGTAACCGGACGCCGAGTGACATGCAGGTGCAGAGTTTCCAAAAACACCTTGAACTGGCAAAAGAGATGAACCTTCCGGTCATCATCCACTTCCGCCGGGTGGAAAGAGAGGGAATCGAGTTGGCCGGCATAGAGCGGTTCAAAGGATTGAGAGGAGTTTTCCATTGTTTCGGCGGCGCAGTGGATTTTGCCCTGGAGCTGGTTGATATGGGATTTTGCATCGGCTTCGACGGTCCCCTGACGTACCCGAATTCGGATCGGATCGAAGTGGCAGAGGCAGTTCCCCTGGAACGGTGTCTGATCGAAACCGATTCGCCGTTCCTTGCCCCGCAGAAATACCGTGGACGCCGGAACGAGCCTTCATTCGCAGGCGAGGTGGCAAAGAAGCTGGCGGAGATAAAAAATCTTGGTGTTGAGGAGGTAGCCGCGGTAACAGGGCGCACAGCCGGTGCACTCTTCGGTATCGGCGGATAG
- the rsmA gene encoding 16S rRNA (adenine(1518)-N(6)/adenine(1519)-N(6))-dimethyltransferase RsmA has product MTEREDRRRRKKRFGQHFLANSRTALRIVEAADIQPGDMVLEIGPGKGVLTSLLLDRAKKVTAVEIDRDLIGKLSEQFGSRSGFHLIEGDILALDMQKVFRDSPGRIKVVSNLPYNISTPVIDLLIRNRALVSFAVLMIQKEVAQRLLASPGSKDYGLTTINLGLCARVKKIMDVKPGAFNPPPEVMSSVVAVTFGPDYLYPLRDEKIFFEMTGAAFRHRRKMVRNTLIPYLVSGGIPEEEAGRLLEMACISPTVRPENLSVSDFVKLSNALYEELLLLHNHAE; this is encoded by the coding sequence ATGACTGAGAGAGAGGACAGGCGCCGGAGGAAAAAACGGTTCGGACAGCACTTTCTGGCCAACAGCCGCACCGCCTTACGGATTGTGGAAGCCGCGGACATTCAGCCCGGAGACATGGTCCTCGAGATCGGCCCGGGGAAAGGGGTGCTCACTTCACTGCTCCTTGATCGGGCAAAGAAGGTCACTGCAGTGGAAATCGACCGTGACCTTATCGGAAAGCTCTCAGAGCAATTCGGGAGCAGGAGCGGTTTTCACCTTATCGAAGGCGATATCCTCGCTCTGGATATGCAAAAGGTTTTCCGTGATTCCCCCGGACGAATAAAGGTGGTTTCTAATTTACCTTATAATATCTCCACCCCTGTCATCGATCTCCTTATCCGGAACAGGGCGCTCGTGTCGTTTGCGGTGCTCATGATACAGAAAGAGGTCGCTCAGCGGCTTCTCGCTTCACCCGGCTCCAAAGACTACGGCCTTACCACGATCAATCTGGGGTTGTGCGCCCGGGTGAAAAAAATAATGGATGTGAAACCGGGAGCATTCAATCCGCCTCCGGAGGTCATGTCCAGCGTAGTGGCCGTTACATTCGGTCCGGATTATCTCTATCCCCTCAGGGATGAGAAAATATTTTTCGAAATGACCGGCGCCGCTTTTCGCCATCGGCGCAAGATGGTACGGAATACCCTGATTCCTTACCTGGTTTCCGGAGGGATACCGGAAGAGGAAGCAGGGCGTCTTCTGGAAATGGCATGCATCAGCCCCACCGTCCGGCCGGAAAACCTGAGCGTGTCCGATTTCGTAAAGTTGAGCAATGCATTATATGAAGAACTTTTATTGCTACATAACCATGCGGAGTAG
- a CDS encoding DNA polymerase III subunit: MFDRIVGQENVKKVLASMLETGKIPHALLFAGPYGAGKGETALEFARMLLCTNGPLSGCTSCSACIRSSRIEHPDLHLLFPFRSRPVKDDGEWYEDIQKHRKLIREGYQPVEYEKNRQIVIDLVSEVQERLMESSFEGGRRVCIIFQADRLNDKTGNMLLKILEEPPDDVHFILTTERISSVLPTIVSRASVLRFRRLKEKEIEEYLKNFPDLTAEQMKSCALFGEGSIKTAKAFAFQNKEDGRTKSYEIYRNVALGGPDAVTANAAPFLWSREVRDAEEIINGFALCTRSVLELKSGICKNENVLPQSMRELADATNLASLHRLSGRLENAIEMLGRNVNISNVMTKLLYEIHDTYR; this comes from the coding sequence GTGTTTGACAGGATTGTCGGCCAGGAGAATGTAAAAAAAGTTCTCGCTTCCATGCTTGAAACGGGGAAGATACCACATGCCCTTCTCTTCGCAGGCCCTTACGGCGCCGGGAAGGGCGAAACGGCGCTTGAGTTTGCCCGGATGCTTCTCTGTACGAATGGTCCGCTTTCCGGCTGCACCTCCTGTTCCGCCTGTATACGGTCGTCACGGATCGAGCATCCGGACCTGCATCTTCTCTTCCCGTTTCGTAGCAGGCCGGTAAAGGATGACGGCGAATGGTACGAGGATATCCAGAAACACCGTAAGCTGATCCGGGAGGGATATCAGCCGGTAGAGTACGAGAAAAACCGTCAGATTGTGATTGATCTGGTCAGCGAAGTGCAGGAACGTCTGATGGAGAGTTCTTTCGAGGGCGGACGCAGGGTATGTATTATTTTCCAGGCGGATCGACTCAATGACAAGACCGGCAACATGCTCCTGAAAATCCTCGAGGAACCTCCGGATGATGTGCATTTCATCCTGACTACAGAACGGATATCCTCGGTTCTGCCGACAATCGTGTCACGGGCGTCGGTTCTGCGGTTCCGGCGTTTGAAGGAAAAGGAAATTGAAGAGTACCTGAAAAATTTTCCGGATCTGACCGCAGAACAAATGAAGTCATGCGCCCTGTTCGGTGAGGGCAGCATCAAGACTGCGAAAGCGTTTGCCTTCCAAAACAAGGAAGATGGACGGACAAAGTCGTACGAAATCTACCGGAATGTGGCACTGGGCGGACCAGATGCTGTAACAGCCAATGCCGCTCCGTTCCTCTGGTCCAGGGAAGTGCGTGATGCCGAGGAGATAATTAACGGCTTTGCGCTTTGTACACGCTCCGTCCTGGAACTGAAATCGGGAATATGTAAAAATGAGAACGTGCTTCCCCAATCTATGCGCGAATTGGCGGATGCGACGAATCTCGCTTCTCTCCACAGGTTATCGGGCAGGCTCGAAAATGCTATCGAAATGCTTGGCCGAAATGTGAATATTTCCAATGTTATGACCAAACTACTATACGAGATACATGACACCTATAGATAA
- the recJ gene encoding single-stranded-DNA-specific exonuclease RecJ, with protein sequence MVEKVPRWVLTGHEIEIIVERLIHEQPMPVHFARMLAIRGITSIREATAFINPSLDDLRDPFLMKDMDKAVARLKKAMNTGERIMVLGDYDVDGVCGTALFVRIMTSLGIKVHYHVPDRFKEGYGVSREAIDRASALGVTLIITVDSGITAFDEAEYVKSKGMDFIITDHHEPQANQLPAAMAVLDPKLAGSSYPFRDLAGVGVMFKLLQALFIDTGMDPADLYDDLDLVALGTAADVVPLVDENRVLAKFGIERMKNTANTGLAALMEISKAMKGRSNSNNIIYLLAPRLNAPGRLSSASKTVELLTCENWLRALEIADDIEKENATRREMNDRVYAEAESMIRELDQDVWNRGIVLASKDWHQGVIGIAASRIVEKYYLPTVLISLEGGVGKGSARSIKEFDICGAMSECENILDTYGGHKYAAGLSIKADKIEDFKLRFSEIISRDLPLGIPAPSITIDSEVDFSCLNSHMINFLNKLSPFGENNPIPLFLTHNLRAVSDSRVVGKNHLKFKLTDGAASFDAIGFNMGEFKDRVRSDAPPMDVLYNVEENEWMGKKTIQLVVKAIR encoded by the coding sequence ATGGTTGAAAAAGTACCGCGCTGGGTTTTGACCGGTCATGAAATAGAGATTATTGTAGAACGTTTAATCCACGAGCAGCCCATGCCTGTCCACTTTGCAAGGATGCTCGCCATAAGAGGCATTACCTCCATCAGGGAAGCAACTGCATTCATTAATCCCTCGCTCGATGATCTCCGGGATCCTTTCCTCATGAAAGACATGGATAAAGCGGTGGCCCGGCTGAAGAAGGCCATGAATACCGGCGAACGGATCATGGTGCTTGGCGATTATGATGTGGACGGGGTCTGCGGGACAGCGCTATTTGTAAGGATAATGACCAGTCTGGGCATTAAAGTTCACTATCATGTACCCGATCGTTTCAAGGAAGGATACGGCGTCTCCAGGGAAGCCATCGACCGGGCTTCAGCATTGGGAGTGACGCTTATCATCACAGTCGATTCCGGAATAACTGCTTTCGATGAAGCGGAGTATGTAAAAAGCAAGGGTATGGATTTCATCATTACCGACCACCACGAACCCCAGGCCAACCAACTCCCGGCCGCAATGGCGGTTCTGGACCCCAAGCTGGCTGGCAGCAGCTATCCATTCCGTGATCTGGCCGGTGTGGGAGTCATGTTCAAGCTTCTCCAGGCCCTCTTTATCGATACCGGAATGGACCCCGCCGATCTCTACGATGATCTCGATCTGGTCGCTCTGGGGACCGCGGCGGATGTGGTGCCATTAGTGGACGAGAACCGCGTTCTGGCCAAATTCGGAATAGAGCGCATGAAAAATACCGCCAACACCGGTCTCGCCGCCCTTATGGAGATATCGAAAGCCATGAAGGGCCGCTCCAATTCCAACAACATCATCTACCTTCTTGCCCCGAGGCTGAACGCGCCGGGAAGGCTGTCGAGCGCCTCTAAAACAGTGGAGCTGCTCACCTGTGAGAACTGGCTCAGGGCGCTGGAAATCGCCGATGACATCGAGAAGGAGAATGCCACCCGCCGCGAAATGAATGACCGTGTGTATGCCGAAGCGGAATCGATGATCCGCGAACTCGATCAGGATGTTTGGAATAGAGGCATCGTTCTGGCCTCCAAGGATTGGCACCAGGGAGTGATCGGAATCGCGGCCTCACGGATTGTGGAGAAATACTACCTGCCTACCGTGCTTATTTCCCTTGAAGGGGGTGTCGGGAAAGGCTCGGCCCGGAGTATCAAGGAATTTGACATATGCGGAGCCATGAGCGAATGTGAGAACATCCTCGACACCTATGGCGGGCACAAGTATGCTGCGGGACTTTCCATTAAAGCCGACAAGATCGAGGATTTCAAGCTTCGGTTCAGCGAGATTATCAGCCGTGATCTGCCCTTAGGCATTCCGGCGCCGAGCATCACCATCGATTCGGAGGTCGATTTTTCCTGTCTTAACAGTCATATGATCAACTTCCTCAACAAACTTTCTCCATTTGGGGAAAACAATCCCATACCCCTCTTCCTGACCCATAACCTGAGAGCGGTCAGCGATTCACGGGTTGTGGGAAAGAATCACCTGAAATTCAAACTGACCGACGGGGCTGCCAGTTTTGACGCCATCGGGTTCAATATGGGCGAATTCAAAGACAGGGTGAGATCCGATGCGCCGCCGATGGACGTGCTTTACAATGTTGAGGAGAACGAGTGGATGGGCAAAAAAACCATTCAGCTCGTTGTAAAGGCGATACGGTAA
- a CDS encoding addiction module protein, with translation MKRNEWQISQLTLPQKLDLLEAVWEDLSRNEDTLESPAWHESILKEREAALSAGNATLSDWDKVKERIRRKVS, from the coding sequence ATGAAACGTAATGAATGGCAAATCTCTCAACTCACTCTTCCCCAAAAACTGGATTTGCTGGAGGCTGTTTGGGAGGACTTGAGTAGAAACGAGGATACATTGGAGTCCCCGGCCTGGCATGAGTCGATTCTGAAAGAACGGGAGGCCGCCCTTTCGGCAGGCAACGCAACGCTGTCTGATTGGGATAAAGTGAAAGAGAGAATCCGGCGGAAGGTTTCATGA
- the ricT gene encoding regulatory iron-sulfur-containing complex subunit RicT, whose protein sequence is MTPIDNNPVRSPEITVYEIEFKGSRRDYYLRPDSIVLRPSDFVIVQADRGEHIGRFNRSGLKSSFPQVKELKNILRLASYTDLEIMMDDRSKEEEAFIVCQKKIEEHDLKMKLVDVEYQFDGNKICFYFTADKRIDFRALVKDLAAEYRTRIELRQIGVRDEARRLGGIGVCGRTLCCKTFLSQFEPITSQMARNQNLSLSPSKISGLCGRLMCCLAFEEDFYKIQADVLPKEGALVRGEGRQYRVMKVDIPNEYFVLQDEKGIESTHGMSEFTLFRSAPTPKGEGEKECNGCGKECLNNLPENNEDPEAVS, encoded by the coding sequence ATGACACCTATAGATAACAATCCTGTTCGTTCTCCGGAAATTACGGTTTATGAAATAGAGTTCAAAGGCAGCAGGAGAGATTACTACCTGCGGCCAGACAGTATAGTACTCAGACCCTCTGATTTCGTCATCGTTCAAGCGGACCGTGGAGAACACATCGGCAGATTTAACCGCTCGGGTCTAAAATCCTCTTTCCCCCAGGTCAAGGAATTAAAGAATATCCTCCGGCTTGCCTCTTACACTGATCTCGAGATCATGATGGATGATCGATCGAAGGAGGAAGAGGCTTTCATAGTCTGCCAGAAGAAAATCGAAGAACACGATCTTAAGATGAAACTGGTGGATGTCGAATACCAGTTCGACGGCAATAAAATCTGCTTCTATTTCACCGCCGACAAACGTATCGATTTCCGCGCCCTGGTGAAAGATCTGGCCGCCGAATACCGAACCCGCATCGAGCTGCGGCAGATCGGCGTTCGCGATGAGGCCCGGAGGCTGGGAGGAATCGGAGTCTGCGGGAGAACCCTCTGCTGCAAAACCTTCCTCAGTCAGTTCGAGCCGATCACCAGCCAGATGGCCCGTAACCAGAACCTGAGCCTGAGTCCCTCCAAAATCAGCGGACTCTGCGGCAGACTCATGTGCTGCCTGGCATTCGAGGAAGATTTCTATAAGATCCAGGCCGATGTACTCCCGAAGGAGGGCGCCCTGGTGAGGGGTGAAGGCAGACAGTACCGGGTGATGAAGGTTGACATCCCCAACGAGTATTTCGTCCTCCAGGATGAAAAAGGTATCGAGAGCACCCATGGAATGAGCGAATTCACCCTTTTCCGGTCGGCGCCAACGCCCAAAGGTGAGGGAGAGAAAGAATGTAATGGGTGCGGCAAAGAATGCTTGAACAATCTCCCGGAGAACAACGAAGATCCGGAGGCGGTTTCCTGA
- a CDS encoding type II toxin-antitoxin system RelE/ParE family toxin, translating to MRIRILDTAENDIVEGFRFYESQSPGLGFYFLDSLYSDIDSLAFYAGIHRIVFGYHRLLSKRFPFAVYYHIVGEDVLVSAVLDFRRGPSWIHERLKESDME from the coding sequence ATGAGAATCAGAATTCTCGATACAGCCGAAAACGATATCGTAGAGGGATTTCGATTTTACGAATCACAATCACCCGGTCTCGGTTTCTATTTCCTTGATTCTCTCTATTCAGATATCGATTCCCTCGCTTTTTACGCAGGTATACATCGAATAGTATTTGGTTATCATCGGTTGCTCTCAAAACGCTTTCCATTTGCTGTATATTATCATATCGTTGGAGAGGATGTATTGGTAAGCGCTGTTCTTGATTTCAGACGGGGCCCAAGTTGGATACATGAGCGATTAAAAGAGTCGGATATGGAGTGA
- the metG gene encoding methionine--tRNA ligase: MTKPKFYITTAIDYVNSLPHIGTAYEKIAADCIARAKRLLGYDVRFCMGTDEHSINVKKKALESGLDPMTYSDLMAPRFQEIWRKLSISNDDFIRSTEPRHITGVIELFKRIDAGGDIYSDVYKGWYCEGCETFIQEKDMVEGKCPNHTTVPSWIEERNYFFRLSRYGPPLLEHIRKHPDFIRPETRKNEIVRLLESGLEDISVSRSGFDWGIPLPEDPGHVVYVWFDALINYLSALGFGGSDETLVCKYWPADLHVVGKDITRFHCVIWPAMLLSAGVPIPVSVYGHGFIYHRGEKMSKSLGNVLSPLDVADRFGADPLRYFLLREVVFGNDGDFTYDRFTERYNSDLANDLGNLFSRVVAMIGRYFGGAIPLDAGLPPDALSLSYPETVKKWIAAMEKYELSAACDIVWELVRAANRRVEESAPWNLAKDPAKRGDLASVLYDLACVSGGVAILLEPYIPATAAAMWNALALPGDVADSRLSEHSHVPLVPKGVRLEKGKALFPRIEVLEGKLNLGGTLTAEINYANTDKEKSTVMEDKKEILESPSLAAKPPVSPEEGFIDIEEFGKVDLRVGTVTRAERVEGSSKLLRLEIDDGMCGRKILGGIAQYVAPEELTGKQVVFVANLKPRKMMGEMSQGMVLAVTDTDKLFLLHPSGKVSPGSKVS; this comes from the coding sequence ATGACAAAACCCAAGTTTTATATTACGACTGCCATAGATTATGTAAACAGCCTGCCCCATATCGGAACCGCCTATGAAAAGATTGCGGCGGATTGTATCGCCAGGGCGAAGAGGCTTCTCGGATACGATGTGCGTTTCTGCATGGGAACCGACGAACATTCCATCAATGTCAAGAAAAAAGCTCTTGAGAGCGGCCTCGATCCCATGACCTACTCCGACCTCATGGCGCCCCGGTTCCAGGAGATTTGGCGGAAGCTTTCCATCTCCAATGATGACTTCATCCGTTCCACGGAGCCTCGCCATATCACCGGAGTTATCGAACTTTTCAAAAGGATCGATGCCGGCGGCGACATTTATTCCGATGTCTATAAAGGCTGGTACTGCGAGGGATGCGAGACGTTCATCCAGGAAAAGGACATGGTTGAGGGAAAATGTCCGAACCATACAACAGTCCCTTCCTGGATCGAGGAGCGGAATTATTTTTTCCGGCTTTCCCGGTACGGCCCGCCCCTGCTGGAACACATCCGCAAGCATCCGGATTTCATCCGGCCGGAAACGCGGAAAAACGAAATCGTCCGTCTTTTAGAGAGCGGTCTTGAAGATATCAGCGTTTCCCGTTCAGGATTCGACTGGGGCATTCCCCTGCCGGAAGACCCCGGCCATGTTGTGTATGTCTGGTTCGACGCCCTGATCAATTACCTGTCCGCTCTCGGTTTCGGGGGAAGCGATGAAACCCTGGTGTGTAAATACTGGCCGGCCGATCTCCATGTCGTCGGCAAGGATATCACCCGTTTCCACTGTGTAATCTGGCCCGCCATGCTCCTGAGCGCAGGCGTTCCGATTCCGGTTTCCGTTTACGGCCACGGGTTCATCTACCACCGTGGGGAGAAGATGTCCAAGAGCCTTGGCAATGTATTGTCACCCCTCGATGTGGCGGACCGGTTCGGCGCCGACCCGCTCCGGTATTTCCTCCTCCGTGAGGTGGTATTCGGAAATGACGGCGATTTCACCTACGACCGCTTCACCGAACGATACAACAGCGACCTGGCGAACGATCTGGGGAACCTGTTCAGCCGGGTTGTTGCCATGATCGGCCGCTATTTCGGCGGCGCTATTCCGCTGGACGCCGGGCTGCCCCCCGATGCCCTCTCCTTGTCCTACCCGGAGACGGTTAAAAAATGGATCGCGGCGATGGAAAAGTATGAGCTTTCGGCTGCCTGTGATATTGTCTGGGAGCTGGTGCGGGCCGCCAACCGGCGGGTAGAGGAAAGCGCGCCCTGGAATCTGGCCAAGGACCCCGCAAAAAGAGGCGACCTGGCCTCTGTGCTCTATGACCTGGCCTGTGTGAGCGGGGGTGTCGCCATCCTTCTAGAGCCTTACATTCCTGCCACTGCGGCAGCGATGTGGAATGCCCTCGCTTTGCCCGGAGATGTCGCCGATTCCCGGCTTTCTGAGCATTCCCATGTGCCCCTGGTTCCGAAAGGGGTGCGCCTGGAAAAAGGGAAGGCATTGTTCCCGAGGATAGAAGTATTGGAAGGCAAACTCAATTTAGGGGGAACACTTACAGCCGAGATTAATTACGCCAATACGGACAAGGAGAAATCCACAGTCATGGAAGATAAAAAGGAAATACTGGAATCACCCTCATTGGCGGCCAAACCGCCTGTTTCGCCGGAAGAGGGATTCATCGATATCGAGGAGTTCGGGAAAGTCGATCTCAGGGTCGGAACGGTTACCAGAGCAGAGCGTGTGGAGGGGTCCTCGAAGCTGCTTCGGCTCGAGATCGATGACGGTATGTGCGGGCGTAAAATTCTCGGGGGAATCGCTCAGTATGTGGCGCCGGAGGAGCTTACCGGCAAACAGGTGGTGTTTGTCGCCAACCTGAAACCCCGCAAAATGATGGGCGAGATGTCCCAGGGCATGGTCCTCGCGGTTACCGATACTGACAAGCTTTTTCTCCTTCACCCGTCCGGGAAAGTCAGTCCCGGCTCGAAAGTGAGCTGA